The DNA window TCGTGGGAAAAATCGGCCCTGCCGACTCCGTGAGAACCCCCGCTCAGCGGGTGGCCGCCCGATGCACGGCGGCCGCGAGCCGATCGTTCTCCGGTGCGCGGAACACGGAGGCCGCACGCCGCCGAGTGTAGCCGTAGGCCAGTCCGCTGCGCGGGTCCGCGAAGCCGTCGCAGCCCACCGCACCGGTATGGCCGAAGGTGTGCGCGATGGTGTGCATATTCGGGTCTGCTCAGGCGACCTGCCGACGCAGCAATGCCAGCGGATTTCGCTTCTGCGGGGCGGCCGGGCGCAGTGCCCACGACGCGAGACTGAGGCCCGCGAAACCCAGCGGCCCGAGCCATGCCTTCGGCTCGTCGCCGACCGCGATGTGGGAGGCCGCCGCGCCGCCGTAGACGAAGGTGAGCCCCGCGTACGCCCATTCCTCGGCGCGCGGGAAGCCCGGTGCCACGATCGCGGCCACGGCGGCCGCCTTGGCGACGCCCATGATGGTCGCGAAGTACATCGGGTATTCGAGTCGCTGGAAGACCTCGCGCACGTAGGAGATTCGCGCGAGATCCCAATAGGAGCCGACCACCGTTTCGGTCAGCAGGATGCCGGTGGCGCCCAGGTACACGAGGTGGGCGGGGCGGGATGTCTTTCGTAGGTGCATAGCTGTGTGACGGATGGCAGCCCGCGAA is part of the Nocardia sp. NBC_00565 genome and encodes:
- a CDS encoding DoxX family protein — encoded protein: MHLRKTSRPAHLVYLGATGILLTETVVGSYWDLARISYVREVFQRLEYPMYFATIMGVAKAAAVAAIVAPGFPRAEEWAYAGLTFVYGGAAASHIAVGDEPKAWLGPLGFAGLSLASWALRPAAPQKRNPLALLRRQVA